From a single Piliocolobus tephrosceles isolate RC106 chromosome 21, ASM277652v3, whole genome shotgun sequence genomic region:
- the TRMT1 gene encoding tRNA (guanine(26)-N(2))-dimethyltransferase: MSSLIGQPLSCDSPHPLWQHGGAQVLIRETCTLTNSVFCGYETRLGGQRHQRMSHSRIVLWLSLTLRPTRVLCRARFFEGQSPGLPNRAAMENGTGPCGEECPREVQETTVTEGAAKIAFPSANEVFYNPVQEFNRDLTCAVITEFARIQLGAKGIQIKVPGEKDTQRVVVDLSEQEEEKVELKENENLASGDQPRTAAVGEICEEGLHVLEGLAASGLRSIRFALEVPGLRSVVANDASARAVDLIRRNVQLNDVAHLVQPSQADARMLMYQHQRVSERFDVIDLDPYGSPTPFLDAAVQAVSEGGLLCVTCTDMAVLAGNSGETCYSKYGAMALKSRACHEMALRIVLHSLDLRANCYQRFVVPLLSISADFYVRVFVRVFTGQAKVKASASKQALVFQCVGCGAYHLQRLGKASGVPGSRVKFSAACGPPVSPECEHCGQRHQLGGPVWAEPIHDLDFVGHVLEAVSANPGRFHTSERIRGVLSVITEELPDVPLYYTLDQLSSTIHCNTPSLLQLRSALLHADFRVSLSHACKNAVKTDAPASALWDIMRCWEKECPVKRERLSETSPAFRILSVEPRLQANFTIREDANPSSRQRGLKRFQANPEANWGPRPRARPGSKAADEAMEERRRLLQNKRKEPPEDAAQRAARLKTFPCKRFKKGTCQRGDQCCYSHSPPTPRVSADAAPDCPETSNQSPCGPGDAARPGID, encoded by the exons ATGTCCTCATTGATTGGCCAACCACTATCATGTGATTCTCCCCACCCACTGTGGCAACATGGCGGCGCCCAGGTCCTAATTCGAGAAACGTGCACCTTGACTAATTCGGTTTTCTGTGGCTACGAGACCAG GCTTGGCGGACAGAGGCACCAGCGGATGTCTCATTCAAGGATCGTTCTGTGGCTAAGCCTCACTCTCCGCCCCACCCGTGTGCTCTGTAGAGCGCGGTTTTTCGAGGGGCAGTCCCCAGGGCTGCCGAATCGAGCAGCGATGGAGAACGGCACCGGGCCCTGTGGAGAAGAATGCCCACGTGAAGTCCAGGAGACGACAGTCACCGAGGGGGCTGCCAAAATCGCCTTTCCCAGCGCCAACGAGGTCTTTTATAACCCGGTGCAGGAATTCAATCGGGACCTGAC ATGTGCTGTGATCACCGAGTTTGCTCGCATTCAGCTTGGGGCCAAAGGAATCCAGA TCAAGGTGCCAGGAGAAAAGGACACGCAAAGGGTGGTCGTGGACTTGTCAGAGCAAGAGGAGGAAAAGGTTGAactgaaagagaatgaaaacctGGCCTCAGGAGATCAACCTCGCACAGCGGCCGTTGGGGAAATCTGTGAG GAGGGCCTGCATGTGCTGGAAGGCCTGGCAGCTTCAGGCCTACGTTCCATTCGATTTGCCCTAGAGGTGCCTGGGCTCAGATCTGTGGTTGCAAACGATGCCTCTGCCCGGGCTGTGGATCTCATACGCCGGAATGTCCAGCTCAATGACGTGGCACACCTGGTACAGCCCAGCCAAGCAGATGCCCG GATGCTGATGTACCAGCACCAGAGGGTGTCAGAGAGGTTTGACGTCATTGATCTGGACCCCTATGGCAGCCCAACTCCCTTCCTGGATGCAGCTGTGCAGGCTGTGAGTGAAGGAG GGTTGCTGTGTGTGACCTGCACGGACATGGCGGTGTTGGCAGGGAACAGCGGGGAGACATGCTACAGCAAGTACGGGGCCATGGCCCTGAAGAGCCGGGCCTGCCACGAGATG gccctgAGAATCGTCCTGCACAGCCTGGACCTCCGCGCCAACTGCTACCAGCGCTTCGTGGTGCCGCTGCTCAGCATCAGCGCTGACTTCTACGTGCGTGTTTTTGTCCGTGTCTTCACCGGCCAGGCCAAGGTCAAGGCCTCAGCCAG CAAGCAGGCGCTGGTGTTCCAGTGTGTGGGCTGCGGGGCCTACCACCTTCAGCGCCTCGGCAAAGCGTCAGGAGTCCCCGGCAGCCG GGTCAAGTTCTCTGCAGCCTGTGGTCCCCCCGTGAGCCCCGAGTGTGAGCACTGTGGGCAGCGACACCAG CTTGGTGGCCCCGTATGGGCAGAGCCCATCCATGACCTGGATTTTGTGGGCCATGTCCTGGAGGCTGTGAGCGCTAACCCCGGCCGCTTCCACACCTCGGAGCGGATCCGAGGGGTTCTGAGCGTCATCACTGAG GAGCTCCCGGACGTGCCGCTGTACTACACCCTGGACCAGCTGAGCAGCACCATTCACTGCAACACACCCAGCCTCCTCCAGTTGCG GTCAGCCCTCCTCCATGCTGACTTCCGGGTCTCGCTCTCCCACGCCTGTAAGAACGCTGTGAAGACGGATGCCCCTGCCTCCGCCCTCTGGGACATCATGCGTTGCTGG GAGAAGGAATGTCCGGTGAAACGGGAACGACTATCAGAGACCAGCCCAGCGTTCCGCATTCTCAGTGTGGAACCCAG GCTGCAGGCCAACTTCACCATCAGGGAAGATGCCAACCCCAGCTCCCGCCAGCGAGGACTCAAGCGCTTCCAGGCCAACCCGGAGGCCAACTGGGGTCCCCGGCCTCGTGCCCGGCCAGG GAGCAAGGCGGCCGACGAAGCTATGGAGGAGAGACGCAGGCTGCTTCAGAACAAGCGGAAGGAGCCGCCGGAAGATGCGGCCCAGCGGGCTGCCCGGCTCAAGACATTTCCTTGCAAGAGGTTTAAGAAG GGCACCTGTCAACGCGGGGACCAGTGCTGCTACTCCCACAGCCCCCCGACACCCAGGGTTTCTGCTGATGCTGCCCCTGACTGTCCAGAGACCTCCAACCAGAGCCCCTGTGGACCTGGGGATGCCGCTAGGCCAGGCATAGACTGA